GCATGCGTGATTATTACTACATACTGGGCGTAGATGAGAACGCTTCCCCTGACCAGATCAAAAGCGCATTCAGAAAGCTATCCATGAAATTCCATCCCGACAAGAACAACGGGGAGAAATTCTATGAAAACCGGTTCAAAGCCATTCTCGAAGCCTGGGACGTACTTTCTGATCCGGCCAGAAAAGCAGGGTATGACCGCCAGCTGAAAAGGTTCCGTACAGCCGCAGAAAGCATCGCGTATAAAGATGCTTTGATCCGGAGGTACGAAGCTGAATTGCGGCAGCGTTCGCCGTCTGTCCGGCAAACAGGGCAACCGAGTTATCTGGCGAATTCCCGCATGCCTGTCCGCATGATCATCATTACGGCCGGCATCATGATATTGTTTTTTGTTTCGCTTTACCTGTTTGCGCCGCGTGACCCAGAATTGCCTGGCAAGAAACGTTATGCCCTGGTGCCTGATACGGAAGACGCTCTGCCGGCGGCAGCTGTTAAAACAGGAATGCCCGTTCCGCTGCAGGATATGCGGCTGCTCTGGGATGGGAAGCCGGTCAGCCTCAGGGAAATTCTGGAAAGCCCGCGTCATTACCGCAGCAATTATTCCACGACTGATATTAACGGCGATGACATCCCCGAACTGCTGGTCACCTACCACACCGGGGGAGCGCATTGCTGCAATGTCGATCACCTTTTTGTGCTGAACGAAGCTGACCGGTTTGAACTGGCCTTTTCTTATATCGGCGGGCTGTATGTTTTGGGGAACAAGCTGACGCTGTACTTTTATCAGGATATTGGCGAATATCACAGCTGCTACAGCTGTACGGTTTCCGGAAAGCTGCCCCGGCAGGATGTAAACGCGGAAATAAACACTTTTTTCGAGGGAGGGAAACCGGTATTGGCGGAAACCGACACACAGCTTAACGCGTCCATCGTGGTAAACCTCGCCTACCTCTCAGGCCGCGGTATCCCGCCCCTTGATGCCCGTGGAAGGGACGACGGCAGCCGCAAGGAGATCATGCTGCATATGATCGCCTATCATTTTAACAATCACGACGCGGTTAAAACGAAAGCGTTGTTTGACCAATATTACAGGTGGGATGATCATGCTGCAAGATGGAAAGATCTGCAGACGATGATCAGCAGGTACGAAGAGATCATTTTTTCCAATGCCGCTTACAGGAAGAAGCAGATTTTCTGAGCCACCCATCGGGATCGAACCGACGACCTGTTATTTACGAAACAACCGCTCTGACCAACTGAGCTAGGGTGGCTGGTAAATTTATATTGACGACGGGCTTACTTCGGCGTTCAGCGCGTCCCATAATACATCTTTAAGCTCCTGCAGGCCGGTTTGGGTGACCGCGGAGATGAACACATGCGGGATGTTTGGCGGCAGCTCTGCAGCA
This genomic stretch from Chitinophaga sp. XS-30 harbors:
- a CDS encoding J domain-containing protein; the protein is MRDYYYILGVDENASPDQIKSAFRKLSMKFHPDKNNGEKFYENRFKAILEAWDVLSDPARKAGYDRQLKRFRTAAESIAYKDALIRRYEAELRQRSPSVRQTGQPSYLANSRMPVRMIIITAGIMILFFVSLYLFAPRDPELPGKKRYALVPDTEDALPAAAVKTGMPVPLQDMRLLWDGKPVSLREILESPRHYRSNYSTTDINGDDIPELLVTYHTGGAHCCNVDHLFVLNEADRFELAFSYIGGLYVLGNKLTLYFYQDIGEYHSCYSCTVSGKLPRQDVNAEINTFFEGGKPVLAETDTQLNASIVVNLAYLSGRGIPPLDARGRDDGSRKEIMLHMIAYHFNNHDAVKTKALFDQYYRWDDHAARWKDLQTMISRYEEIIFSNAAYRKKQIF